Within the Aeromicrobium sp. Root236 genome, the region CGTCAGGTGGGCTGGCCGGGGATGACGACGGCGAGCACGACGAGAGCGACGCCGAGGGTCGACATCCAGAACACGTCGAACGCCTTGCCGCGCACCCGGAGCATGCCGGTGTGGTCGATCGGCACGACGACACGCGCCAACGCGCCGACGACGAATGCGGCGCCGATGACGATGACACCGACGCGCCACGAACCGGCGACGACGATCCCCAGACCGGCGAGCACCGCCAGCAGGTGCAGCAGGTAGAGCTGCGAGCCGCGGCTCCGCGGACCGATCACGGGTGGAGTCGCTCCGCGGTCTCCACCACGTTGGCCAGCAGCATCGCGCGGGTCATGGGCCCGACTCCCCCTGGGTTGGGCGAGATCCAGCCCGCCACCTCGTACGCCTTGGGGTCGACGTCGCCGACGATGCCGTTGTCGTCGCGGCTCACGCCGACGTCGAGCAACGCGGCGCCGGGCTTGACCATGTCGGCCGAGATGATCCCCGGCACACCCGCAGCGGCGATCACGATGTCGGCGCGCTGCACCTCGGCGGCGAGGTCGCGCGTGCCGGTGTGGCACAGCGTGACGGTGGCGTTCTCGCTGCGGCGGGTCAACAGCAGTCCCATCGGACGGCCGACCGTGATGCCTCGGCCGACGACGACCACGTGCTGACCGGCGATCGGGACGTCGTGCCGGCGCAGGAGCTCGATGATGCCCCGCGGGGTGCAGGGCAGCGGCGCCGCCTTGCCCAGCACGAGCCAGCCGAGGTTGGTCGGGTGGAGGCCGTCGGCGTCCTTGGCCGGGTCGATCCGGCCGATCACGGCATTCTCGTCGAGTCCCTTGGGGAGCGGCAGCTGCACGATGTAGCCCGTGCACGCCGGATCGGCGTTGAGCTCGTCGACCGCTGCCTCGACCTCGGCCTGGGTCGCCGTCTCGGGCAGGTCGATGCGCAACGACTCGATGCCGACCTGGGCGCAGTCGCGGTGCTTGCCCGCGACGTACCACTGGCTGCCGGGGTCGTTGCCGACCAGGATCGTGCCGAGCCCGGCGGTGACGCCCCGCTCGCGGAGCGCGTCCACGCGTACGCGGAGCTCGTCCTTGATCGCGGCCGCGACTGCCTTGCCATCCAGAATCTGCGCTGTCACGGCACGAGTCTTTCACGACGTCGCTGCGCCGGTGCGGACCGGGCGTCCCCATAGACTCGCTGCATGGCCACCCGTGCACAGCTGTCGCAGGAACGCAGTCGCCTCCGCCGCGACGAGCTGCTCGCCGCCGCCATCGAGCTGTTCGCCGAGGGCGGCTCCCGGGCCATCACGCATCGTGCCGTCGCGGCCCGCGCTGGGTTGCCGTCGGCCACCACGACGTACTACTTCGAGTCGATCGACGAGCTCATCCGCGAGGCGCTCGGCGCCCACATCGACCAGTGGTCACGAGACCTCGAGGCGTTGGCGGCGATCGACATCGACGTGGACGTCAGCCTCGACGACGCCTCGCAGCTCATCTCGCGGGTCTTCGCCGTGCGCGGCCCCGAGGTCGCCGCGCTCGAGCTCGCGATCTTCCTCGCGGCTGCCCGGGTGCCCGAGCTGCGCGACAACGCCGCCCGGTCGATGCAGGCCTTCGAGGACCTCGCGACCAACCTGCTGGGCCGCGTGGGCGTCAACGAGCCGGGTCCCCTCGCGGCCTCGATCGTCACGCTCATCACCGGCACCGCGGTGCGCCGGCAGTCCGGCCTCTACACCGAGGACGAGGAAGCGCGACTCCTCGTCCTGGCGATCCGAGGGCTCGTCGCCGCACACGCGATCGGGCCGGAGGGCGTCGACCGCACACTCGCGGATCTTCGAGAGGCGCAGGAGTGACGCTGACCCTCGGGACGCTGACGCTGGAGCCGGTCGAGGACGACCTGCTCGCGGCACCCGTTGCGGCTGCCCTCGCCGGCGTGCCGTCCGTCGCCGCCCAGGCCCACACCGTCGCGATCGATCCCGGCCTCGCCGAGACGGCGGCCCTGACCGAGCGCTACGCGTTGGACGCCGACATGTCGGCCAACTGCGTCATCGTGCTCGGCAAGCGCGGCGGTGAGCTGCGCCCGGCGGCGTGCGTGATCCTGTCCAGCACCCGCGCGGACGTCAACGGCCTCGTCCGCCGCACGATCGACACCCGCAAGTGCTCGTTCGCGCCGCAGGACTGGGCCGTCGCCGAGACCGGCATGGAGTACGGCGGCATCACCCCGGTCGGCGTCCCCGAAGGCTGGCCGATCCTGGTCGACAGCGCCGTGACCGAGCAGCCATGGGTGCTCCTCGGCAGCGGCCTGCGCCGCTCCAAGCTCGCGCTGCCGGGAGCCTCACTCGCCGAGCTCCCGGGCGCCCAGGTGCTGGAAGGCCTCGGCCTTCGCTGAGCCTTCGCTGACCCGCGCGCCGTCAGTGGAAGAAGTGGCGGGTGCCCGTCACGTACATCGTCACGCCGGCGGCCTGGGCTGCCTCGATGACGGCGTCGTCGCGGATCGAGCCGCCGGGCTGCACGATCGCGCGTACGCCACCGGCGATCAGGATCTCCGGACCGTCGGGGAACGGGAAGAACGCGTCGGAGGCGGCGACCGAGCCGGTCGCCCGTTCGGCACCGGCCCGCTCGACGGCGAGCTTGCAGGAGTCGACCCGGTTGACCTGGCCCATGCCGACGCCGACCGAGGCGCCGTCCTTGGCCAGCAGGATCGCGTTGGACTTCACGGCGCGCACCGCGGTCCAGGCGAACGCCAGATCGGCGAGCGTACGTTCGTCAGCCGGCTCCCCCGCGACGAGCGTCCAGGTCGACGGGTCGTCGCCGGGAGCATCGACGTGGTCGACGCGCTGAACCAGGACGCCGCCGCTGATGCCCCGGAACTCGATCGGGTCAGGGTGCTCGTCGGCGGGGACCCGCAGGATGCGGATGTTCTTCTTGGCCTGCAGCACCTCGAGGGCGCCGTCCTCGTAGTCGGGCGCGACGATGACCTCGGTGAAGACCTCGGCAACCTGCTTCGCCATGGCCTCGCTGACGGGCCGGTTGACCGCGATGACGCCGCCGTAGGCCGACACCGGGTCGCACGCGTGGGCCCGGGCGTGTGCCTGGGCGACGTCCGCGCCGACCGCGATGCCGCAGGGGTTGGCGTGCTTGATGATCGCGACCGCAGGCAGCTCGAAGTCGTACGCCGCCCGGCGCGCGGCATCGGTGTCGACGTAGTTGTTGTAGGACATCTCCTTGCCGTGCAGCTGCTCGGCGGCGGCCAGGCCACCACGCCAGTGCTGGTAGAGCGCGGCCGGCTGGTGCGGGTTCTCGCCGTAGCGCAGCACCGCAGACTTGTCCCACGTCGCGCCCGTGAACTCCGGCCAGCCGTCCTCCGACGGGGCGTACGCGCTGGCGAACCACGAGGCGACCGCGACGTCGTACGCCGCGGTGTGCGCGAACGCCTGGGCGGCGAGCCGCTTGCGCTGGTCGAACGTGAACCCGCCTGCGGCGAGGGCGGCACGCACCTCGTCGTACGCCGAGGGGCTCACGACGACCGCGACGCTGGGGTGGTTCTTGGCCGCGGCTCGGACCATCGAGGGACCGCCGATGTCGATCTGCTCGACGCACTCGTCGGGGGTCGCGCCGGACAGCACGGTGTCGCGGAACGGGTAGAGGTTGACGATCACCAGGTCGAACGGCTCGATCTCGAGCTCGGCGAGCTGCTGGACGTGGTCGTCGAGCCGCAGGTCGGCGAGGATGCCGGCGTGGACACGGGGGTGCAGCGTCTTGACCCGCCCGTCGAGGCACTCCGGGAAGCCGGTGAGCTCCTCGACCGGCGTGACGGGCACACCGGCGGACTCGATGGTCTTGGCGGTCGAGCCCGTCGACACGATCGAGACGCCGGCGGCGTGCAGGTCGCGGGCGAGGTCCTCCAGGCCGGTCTTGTCGTAGACCGAGACGAGGGCGCGCTTGAGGGGACGTACGTCTGTCATGAGCCATCTTTCGTGGAATCGAGACCGAGCACGACGGCCCGGTCGTCGAGGTGGAAGTCTTCACGCGCGAGCCGGCCGACCCACTCGACCAGCATCGCGCGCTCACTGGTCTTGATCCGTTCGTGCAGCGTCGCTTCGTCGTCGCCGTCGAGCACCGGCACGGCGACCTGGGCGACGATGGGCCCGGTGTCGACGCCCTCGTCGACGACGAACAGGGTCGCCCCGGTGACCTTGACGCCGTACGCCAGGGCGTCGCGCGGACCGTGCATGCCCGGGAACGCCGGCGACAGGGCCGGGTGGGTGTTGAGGGTGCGCCCGCCGAACCGGGCGAGGAACGCCGGACCGGTGAGCTTCATGAACCCGGCCAGCACGACCAAATCGGGGTCGTACGACGCGACCGTCTCGGCCAGCGCCTCGTCCCACGCGGCTCGGTCGGCGTACGCCGCGGTCCTCAGGACGAACGTCGGAATCCCGTGCCGTTCGGCTCTCGCGAGCCCTTCGATGCCGTCGCGGTCGGCACCGACGGCGACGATCTCGGCGCCGTAGTCAGGACTCGTCGACGAGTCGATCAGGGCCTGGAGATTGGTGCCGCTTCCAGAGACGAGGACGACCAGTCGAGCTGGCGTCCGGGGGCTGCGGGGCACGGCCTCCACGATAGTGCTTGAGCAGAGCGCCGAGTGCGCCGCCCACCGCCATCGCAGGCACGGCGAGCAGGAGAGGCGTGAACACCGGCGGTCCGGCGTCGACCATGCGACCCGGGCCCACCGCCCCGCCGGAGAGCCCGACGAGGATGCCCAGGAGGAATCCCGCCACGGCACCCGCGGCAGCGCCCAGGGCGACGCGGGCCAGGAGTCCTTGGCGCTCGCCGAGCTCGACGCGCCAGCCCGACACCACTCCGGCGAGGAGCGGCACGAGCCACAGCACGAACACCCAGTCGGGGAACTCCCCCGGCGGAGGCAGGGCACCCAGCAGGGGGAAGCCCGGCACCGTGCCGAGCTGCGAGCCGGTGAGGTCGACCGACGTGTCGGTGCCGAGCACGAAGCCCGGCCCGATCAAGGCCGACGCGGTCCACAGCACGAGGGTCGGCGCCGCCAGGAGGCAGGCGATCGCGAGCGCGATGACGCCGCCACCGTCGGGGTCCAGCTGCGCCCAGATGTCGCCGGCGCGCGACAGGTTGCGCAGGAGCTGGACGAGCACCACGGCCGCCGCGGCTGCCAGCACGACGAGCATCCCCGGGATCGCGGCGCGCGTGGCGTGGCGGATGTCGTCGGATGCCGTGAACCACAAGCGGTCGCCCTGACCGTGACGGCGGATGGCGCCCCACGCCGCCCCGAGGCCACCGACGACGAACGCGCCGAAGGCTGCGCGGATGACCGACGTGTGCACGCCACCGGTCGCCGATGCAGCCGAGGCGATGCCGGCGATCACGCCGTACGCGCCGGCGGTGGTCGCGACATAGGCGGCGAGCTCGTCGACCGGATCGGCCACGACCCACGAAGCCGTGCGCGCGACCAGCAGGATGCAGACGAACGTGGCGCCGACCGGGATGAGCCCGAACGTGACCGGCCCGGTGTCGATGCCCGATCCCATCGACACCAGCCAGGCACGGACCGTCGCGCGTACGAACGTGGTGAACGACGGTTCAGCCGAGCCCTGAGCCACGCGGATGAACAGTGCCGACACGCCCAGGGAGACGATCGCCCCCAGGAACGCGGTGAGGAAGGCCGGCCGGAGGTAGGAAGTCTCGACAGGCGCGGGCACCAGTTCATCCTCCCTGTAAAGTTGCGTCGTTGCACACAGGCACGCCGACGGCAGGAGGAGGCTGGAGATGACTCGCGTCGACGAGTTCAACAGCTTCTACTCCTCGACCTTCGCCGACGCCGTCCAGGTCACCTACGCGGTGTGCGGAGACCGGCAGGTCGCGTTCGAGGCGACCGTCGACGCCTATCGCCGGGCGTGGCGCGACTGGACCAAGATCCGCAACCACCATCCCCTCGGCTGGGTCCGCAACGAGGCCTGGAAGCTCACAGCGCTCAGCCGTGGCACCCACCCGCTGCGCCGCAAGCACGAGGAGGACAGCGACACCCAGCTGCTCGAGGCCCTCGCCGAGCTGAGCGTCGACGATCGCCGCCTCATCGTCCTCATGACGCTGGGCAACACCGACCTCGAGGAGGCCTCCCGCGAGGTGGGCGTGCCCGCCGAGGAGGGCATCGAGAACGTCACGACCGCACTGGCCAAGCTCGAGGCTGCGCTGCGCCAGGGCATCGACACGATCGAGCGCCGGATGCACGGCCTGGCCGCGGCGACCGCGTCGCTCGAGGTCCCGCCGGCGTCGACGCTCCGTACGGCCGCCAAGCGGGGCCGGCAGCGCAACACCGTCCTGCTCGTGGCCGCGGCGGTCGTCGTGATCCTCGGCGGGGGGTTCGTCGCGACCGACGGCGACGCGCTCGCCAGCAGCACCGCCCTGCCGCATCGCCAGAAGATCGGCGCCGAGCGCCCCGACGTCCTGCTCGACGCCGAGAAGATCGACACCGGCAACCTGCTGTCGGCCAGCCAGGTCGGCCAGCTCGACCCCGAGAGCTCGTGGAAGGTCGACGGCACCGACGAGAACGTCGACAACACCACGCCCTACGCCACGTGCCCCACCAAGCGCTTCGCCGACAAGGACCCGCTCAAGGTCTTCGTCCGCACGTTCACCGCCACCGGGCTCGCCGACGAGCGTGTGGCGCAGGCCATCGAGGTCTCCCGCAGCGACGACATCGCCACCAAGACGTACGCCCGGCTCGTGCAGTGGTACTCCGACTGCGAGCACCCGCGGGTCCAGCTGGTCGCGGCCTACACCGTGAAGCGCAACTTCGGTGACTTCCAGATCCTGCGGCTGCGCTCCCACCGCTCCCCCGAACGTACGTTCACCGTCGGTTTCAGCCACTCCGGCACGGTGACCAGCACGCTGGTCCACGAGGCCGACGGCGCGAGCGGACCGAGCATCCAGACGTTCGCTCGTACGCTCAACGACTCGGTCGCCAAGGTCTGCAAGGACAGCGGCGGCGAGTGCGACGACACGATCACGGTGCGGCGCACCGACCCGCCTCCCACCTCCGACGCGCCGTCGTTCCTCGGCATCGTCGACCTGCCGCCGATCCGCAACATCGACAAGGTCTGGGCAGGCGCCTCGGTCTCGGCCAAGACCAACCCGGCAGCGACCCAGTGCGACAACGCCAGCTTCACCGGCAAGGACGTGCAGCGCGCCGGCGCCCGCATCTACGTGCTCTACCAGGCCCCCGCGACGCTGCCCAAGCAATTCGGTGTGGCCGAGACCGTCGGCCGCTTCTCGTCGACGGCCAAGGCCAAGGCGTTCGTCGCCAAGGTCAGCAAGCGCCTCGACGCGTGCCCCGACAAGAACCTCTCGGCCAGGATCGACCAGCACCAGTCGTTCAAGACGTCGCGCTACTCCGGCGAGGTCTGGCGGGTCAGCGTCGAGGTCACCAAGGGCGACCGGGCCTACTACCGCATGTCGCTGATCCGCAGCGGCGCCGACGTCGCGCAGGTGACGTTCACCCCGGCCAGCAAGTACGACATCACCCAGAAGACGTTCGAGGCGATGGCTGTCCGGGCCGCGACACGACTCAAGTACGCCAAGTAGCAACCCGCCGCGAGGTGAGATGACGAAAGCCCCCTCCGCCCGAAGGCGAAGGGGGCTTCGTCGTGAGGCTCAGAGGCCCTTGAGGATCTCCCGCATGAGCTCGGCGGTCTCGGACGGCGTCTTGCCGACCTTGACGCCCGCCGCCTCGAGGGCTTCCTTCTTGCCCTGCGCGGTGCCCGCACCGTCGGCGACGATGGCGCCGGCGTGGCCCATCGTCTTGCCCTCGGGAGCGGTGAACCCGGCGACGTAGCCGACGACGGGCTTGGTGACGTGCGCCTGGATGTAGGCCGCAGCCTTCTCCTCGGCGTCGCCGCCGATCTCGCCGATCATGACGATCGCCTTGGTGTCGGGGTCGGCCTCGAACGCCTCGAGGGCGTCGATGTGCGTCGTGCCGATGATCGGGTCACCACCGATGCCGATCGCCGTCGTGAAGCCGTAGTCACGCAGCTCGAACATCATCTGGTAGGTCAGCGTGCCCGACTTCGACACGAGGCCGATCGGACCCGTGCCCGAGATCGTCGCCGGCGTGATGCCCGCGAGCGCCTCGCCCGGCGTGATGATGCCGGGGCAGTTGGGGCCGATGATGCGCGTCTTCTTGCCCTGCGCGTACGCCCAGAACTCGGCGCTGTCCTGCACCGGGACGCCCTCGGTGATGATGACCAGCAGGCCGATCTCGGCGTCGATGGCCTCGATGACGGCGTCCTTGGTGAACGCCGGCGGGACGAAGGCGACCGACACGTCGGCGCCCGTCTTCTCGATGGCCTCGGCGACGGTGCCGAAGACCGGCAGCTCGACGGTGTTGCCGTCGGCGTCGGTGTGCTCGACGGTCGTGCCGGCCTTGCGGGCGTTGACGCCGCCGACGACGTCGGTGCCGGCCTTGAGCATCAGGGCGGTGTGCTTGGTGCCTTCACCGCCGGTGATGCCCTGGACGATGACCTTGGAGTCCTTGTTGAGGAAGATCGACATGTCAGGCTCCTGCGTTCGCAAGCTCGGCAGCGCGGTCAGCCGCGCCGTCCATCGTGTCGACGAGCGTCACGAGTGGATGGTTCTTCTCGTTGAGGATGCGGCGACCCTCTTCGACGTTGTTGCCGTCGAGGCGTACGACCAGCGGCTTGGACGCCTCGTCGCCGAGGATGTCCAGCGCGCCGACGATGCCGTTGGCGACCGCGTCGCACGACGTGATGCCGCCGAAGACGTTGACGAACACGCTCTTGACCTGCGCGTCGTTGAGGATCACGTCGAGGCCGTCGGCCATGACCTGCGCCGAGGCTCCGCCGCCGATGTCGAGGAAGTTGGCGGGCTTGACGCCGCCGTGCTTCTCACCGGCGTACGCGACGACGTCGAGGGTGCTCATGACGAGTCCCGCGCCGTTGCCGATGATGCCGACCTCGCCGTCGAGCTTGACGTAGTTGAGGCCCTTCTCCTTGGCCTTCGCCTCGAGGGGGTCGGCCGCAGCCTTGTCCTCGAACGCGGCGTGGTCCTCGTGACGGAACTCGGCGTTCTCGTCGAGCGAGACCTTGCCGTCCAGCGCCTCGAGGACGTCGCCCTCGAGCCGGGCGAGCGGGTTGACCTCGACCAGGGTGGCGTCCTCCTCGACGAAGACCTTCCACAGCGTCAGGACCGTCGTGACAGCCTGCTCGACGAGGGCCTCGGGGAAGCCTGCCTCAGCGACGATCTCGCGGGCCTTGGCCTCGTCGACGCCGGTGCCGGCGTCGATCGGGATCTGCTTGACGGCGTCGGGGTTGGTCTTGGCGACCTCTTCGATCTCGACACCGCCCTCGACGCTGGCGATGCAGAGGTAGCTGCGGTTGGCGCGGTCGAGCAGGAAGGAGAAGTAGTACTCCTCCTGGATGCTGGCGGCCGGGGCGATGAGCACCCGGTTGACCGTCAGGCCCTTGATCTCCATGCCCAGGATGTTCGACGCGTGCTCGTAGGCCTCGTCGGGGGTCTTGGCGAGCTTGACGCCGCCGGCCTTGCCGCGACCGCCGGCCTTGACCTGTGCCTTGACGACGACGACGCCCAGCTGCTCAGCTGCGACCTTCGCCTCGTCCGGTGTGTTGGCAACGATGCCCAGGGTGACCGGTACATCGTGCTTGGCGAAGAGCTCCTTCGCCTGGTATTCCATCAAGTCCACGGTGGAGTCCGTCCTCTGTTGACGTCCGATACGCTCAGCAGCCGGCCGGTGGCCGACAGCAATTGAGCCTTTGCGACTCTAGCCCTTAACTGACTGTTAACGCGCGTTGGCTTCGTCACACGCACTTCCCCGGGAGAACTCGATGACCGCCGAGACGATCGCGTCGTCCGACGTCCAGCTGCACGTACGCGTCCAGGGCGCCGATCGCGGGCCCACCGTCGTGCTGGTCCACGGGTTCCCCGACAACCAGCACGTCTGGGACCCCGTCGTCGCCCTGCTCGCACCGGACCACCGCGTCGTGACCTACGACGTACGCGGTGCCGGTGGGTCGACCGCTCCGGCCACCCGCTCGGGCTACCGCATGAGCAAGCTCGTCGGCGACCTCGCGGCGGTGATCGACCACGTGCGACCTGACGGCGGTCCTGTGCACCTGGTGGGCCACGACTGGGGCTCGATCCAGTCGTGGGCGGCGGTCATGCGGGAGTCGTCCGACGCCCGCCTCACGGGGCGCCTGGCGTCGTACACGTCGATCAGCGGGCCCGGCCTGGAGATCTACGGCAACTTCTTCCGCGACGGGCTGGCGCGCAGGCGGTTCGCCGCCGTGGGCCGCCAGGCGATCCAGTCCTGGTACGTCGTGGCGTTCCAGACCCCGCGGCTGCCCGAGATCGCAGCCCGCCGGTTCGGCCGCCGGCTCCGCAGGGCGCTCGCTCGCGGCCAGCGGATCGGTGAGGGGCACTGGGGTGAGACGTTCGAGGACGACTTCCGCAACGGCGTCAACCTCTACCGGGCCAACGGGCTGAGCTTTCGCCGCAGCACGACGAGCGTCCCGGTGCAGCTGGTCGTGCCGACCAAGGACGCGTTCCTCTCCCCCGCGGTCTACGCCGACGTCGCCGCGTACGCGCCGGACGTGCGCCGGGTCGACGTGGTCGCGGGCCACTGGGTCCCGCAGTCGCAGCCCGGCGTCGTCGCCGACGCCGTGCGCGCGTTCGTCACGGAGATCGAGGCGCGCCAGGACGTACGTCGAGAGGCGTGACGACGACGTCCTCCGCGCCGAGCTCGCGGCACAGCTCGGCGATGCGGGCCACCGCGTTGTCGTCGCCGTCGACCAGGATCGTCGCCACGTCCTCCGCGATCACGGTGCGAGCGAGCTGCTCCGGCGTCTGGTGACCACCGACGTACACGACCTCCTGGCCCTCGTCGCGCAGCCGTCTGGCCATGGCGCTGGCCCGCTCGTCATCGCCGATCGACCCGAGGACGACACGCTGTCTTACCATGAGATCGATGGTCCCACAAGCGTGAACGTCGTCACATTTTGTCGACATTTCAGGCGAGATCCCTGGCATTTGTTGTGGAAAGCGCCAATTCGGTTTCGCTCGGCCCGTCCCTTGGGCTAGGCTTCCCGAGTCCTGTCGTCACTTCTCCGGAGGTTTTTTGCGTGTCTTCGTCTGCGCCTAAACGCCGACTGGATGTACGCCAGGAGACCCTCAAGCGAACACCGGGCAAGCGGACCGCTCAGCGGCGCAAGACCCGCAAGCGCAGCTTCACCCCTACCCCAGCCATGGCCGGTGCATTCATCCTGGTCCTGGCTGCTTTTGGTTCCACGATCATCGGCAGCTCGGGTGACGGCGACTCGCTGGCCAACGACAAGTACCAGACGATCTCGCAGAGCTATGTCGGCGCGGATGACGCCGCCGCCAACGGCAAGGTCGACATCAGCCGCAGCTTCGACCGCGCGCTGACGACCAAGCAGATCAAGATCCAGACCCAGCAGGCCCTGATCGCCAAGGCCGATCTTCGCGCCAAGACCCAGAACGCGGCCGACACGCTGCTGCGCAACCAGTGGGTCCTCCCGGTCACCGGCTACCACCTCACGGCGCGGTTCGGTCAGCGCAGCGGCCTGTGGTCCACGGTCCACACCGGCCTCGACTTCGCCGGCCCGTCGGGCTCGACGATCGTGTCGGTCGCCGCGGGCGTCGTGAAGTCGACGGGCTACGAGGGCGCCTACGGCAACCGCACCGTCATCACCCTCCGCGACGGCACCGACATCTGGTACTGCCACCAGAGCCGCATCGCGGTCAAGGTCGGCCAGACCGTCGAGCCCAACCAGGTCATCGGCTACACCGGCTCGACCGGCAACGTCACCGGACCCCACCTGCACCTCGAGGTGCACCCGGGCGGCGGCGTCGCGGTCGACCCCGAGCCGGTCCTGCGCCAGCACAGCGTCAACCCCTGACCCTCCCCCCACTCTCCTCCGCGATTTGTGACGGTTTGCACCGGTCGCAGCCGCTCGGATGGGGCAGATGGTCACAAATCGCGCGGTCCACAGCCTCGAGCCCAGACGCTCGGTTGTCCACAGTCGGCGATTCGTGCGGCTCGGGACTCCGCCACGATCGTCATC harbors:
- a CDS encoding DUF3017 domain-containing protein — protein: MIGPRSRGSQLYLLHLLAVLAGLGIVVAGSWRVGVIVIGAAFVVGALARVVVPIDHTGMLRVRGKAFDVFWMSTLGVALVVLAVVIPGQPT
- a CDS encoding bifunctional methylenetetrahydrofolate dehydrogenase/methenyltetrahydrofolate cyclohydrolase, which encodes MTAQILDGKAVAAAIKDELRVRVDALRERGVTAGLGTILVGNDPGSQWYVAGKHRDCAQVGIESLRIDLPETATQAEVEAAVDELNADPACTGYIVQLPLPKGLDENAVIGRIDPAKDADGLHPTNLGWLVLGKAAPLPCTPRGIIELLRRHDVPIAGQHVVVVGRGITVGRPMGLLLTRRSENATVTLCHTGTRDLAAEVQRADIVIAAAGVPGIISADMVKPGAALLDVGVSRDDNGIVGDVDPKAYEVAGWISPNPGGVGPMTRAMLLANVVETAERLHP
- a CDS encoding TetR/AcrR family transcriptional regulator, with amino-acid sequence MATRAQLSQERSRLRRDELLAAAIELFAEGGSRAITHRAVAARAGLPSATTTYYFESIDELIREALGAHIDQWSRDLEALAAIDIDVDVSLDDASQLISRVFAVRGPEVAALELAIFLAAARVPELRDNAARSMQAFEDLATNLLGRVGVNEPGPLAASIVTLITGTAVRRQSGLYTEDEEARLLVLAIRGLVAAHAIGPEGVDRTLADLREAQE
- a CDS encoding YbaK/EbsC family protein gives rise to the protein MTLTLGTLTLEPVEDDLLAAPVAAALAGVPSVAAQAHTVAIDPGLAETAALTERYALDADMSANCVIVLGKRGGELRPAACVILSSTRADVNGLVRRTIDTRKCSFAPQDWAVAETGMEYGGITPVGVPEGWPILVDSAVTEQPWVLLGSGLRRSKLALPGASLAELPGAQVLEGLGLR
- the purH gene encoding bifunctional phosphoribosylaminoimidazolecarboxamide formyltransferase/IMP cyclohydrolase; amino-acid sequence: MTDVRPLKRALVSVYDKTGLEDLARDLHAAGVSIVSTGSTAKTIESAGVPVTPVEELTGFPECLDGRVKTLHPRVHAGILADLRLDDHVQQLAELEIEPFDLVIVNLYPFRDTVLSGATPDECVEQIDIGGPSMVRAAAKNHPSVAVVVSPSAYDEVRAALAAGGFTFDQRKRLAAQAFAHTAAYDVAVASWFASAYAPSEDGWPEFTGATWDKSAVLRYGENPHQPAALYQHWRGGLAAAEQLHGKEMSYNNYVDTDAARRAAYDFELPAVAIIKHANPCGIAVGADVAQAHARAHACDPVSAYGGVIAVNRPVSEAMAKQVAEVFTEVIVAPDYEDGALEVLQAKKNIRILRVPADEHPDPIEFRGISGGVLVQRVDHVDAPGDDPSTWTLVAGEPADERTLADLAFAWTAVRAVKSNAILLAKDGASVGVGMGQVNRVDSCKLAVERAGAERATGSVAASDAFFPFPDGPEILIAGGVRAIVQPGGSIRDDAVIEAAQAAGVTMYVTGTRHFFH
- the purN gene encoding phosphoribosylglycinamide formyltransferase, translated to MEAVPRSPRTPARLVVLVSGSGTNLQALIDSSTSPDYGAEIVAVGADRDGIEGLARAERHGIPTFVLRTAAYADRAAWDEALAETVASYDPDLVVLAGFMKLTGPAFLARFGGRTLNTHPALSPAFPGMHGPRDALAYGVKVTGATLFVVDEGVDTGPIVAQVAVPVLDGDDEATLHERIKTSERAMLVEWVGRLAREDFHLDDRAVVLGLDSTKDGS
- a CDS encoding DUF6350 family protein, with the translated sequence MPAPVETSYLRPAFLTAFLGAIVSLGVSALFIRVAQGSAEPSFTTFVRATVRAWLVSMGSGIDTGPVTFGLIPVGATFVCILLVARTASWVVADPVDELAAYVATTAGAYGVIAGIASAASATGGVHTSVIRAAFGAFVVGGLGAAWGAIRRHGQGDRLWFTASDDIRHATRAAIPGMLVVLAAAAAVVLVQLLRNLSRAGDIWAQLDPDGGGVIALAIACLLAAPTLVLWTASALIGPGFVLGTDTSVDLTGSQLGTVPGFPLLGALPPPGEFPDWVFVLWLVPLLAGVVSGWRVELGERQGLLARVALGAAAGAVAGFLLGILVGLSGGAVGPGRMVDAGPPVFTPLLLAVPAMAVGGALGALLKHYRGGRAPQPPDASSTGRPRLWKRHQSPGPDRLVDES
- a CDS encoding RNA polymerase sigma factor, which codes for MTRVDEFNSFYSSTFADAVQVTYAVCGDRQVAFEATVDAYRRAWRDWTKIRNHHPLGWVRNEAWKLTALSRGTHPLRRKHEEDSDTQLLEALAELSVDDRRLIVLMTLGNTDLEEASREVGVPAEEGIENVTTALAKLEAALRQGIDTIERRMHGLAAATASLEVPPASTLRTAAKRGRQRNTVLLVAAAVVVILGGGFVATDGDALASSTALPHRQKIGAERPDVLLDAEKIDTGNLLSASQVGQLDPESSWKVDGTDENVDNTTPYATCPTKRFADKDPLKVFVRTFTATGLADERVAQAIEVSRSDDIATKTYARLVQWYSDCEHPRVQLVAAYTVKRNFGDFQILRLRSHRSPERTFTVGFSHSGTVTSTLVHEADGASGPSIQTFARTLNDSVAKVCKDSGGECDDTITVRRTDPPPTSDAPSFLGIVDLPPIRNIDKVWAGASVSAKTNPAATQCDNASFTGKDVQRAGARIYVLYQAPATLPKQFGVAETVGRFSSTAKAKAFVAKVSKRLDACPDKNLSARIDQHQSFKTSRYSGEVWRVSVEVTKGDRAYYRMSLIRSGADVAQVTFTPASKYDITQKTFEAMAVRAATRLKYAK
- the sucD gene encoding succinate--CoA ligase subunit alpha, which produces MSIFLNKDSKVIVQGITGGEGTKHTALMLKAGTDVVGGVNARKAGTTVEHTDADGNTVELPVFGTVAEAIEKTGADVSVAFVPPAFTKDAVIEAIDAEIGLLVIITEGVPVQDSAEFWAYAQGKKTRIIGPNCPGIITPGEALAGITPATISGTGPIGLVSKSGTLTYQMMFELRDYGFTTAIGIGGDPIIGTTHIDALEAFEADPDTKAIVMIGEIGGDAEEKAAAYIQAHVTKPVVGYVAGFTAPEGKTMGHAGAIVADGAGTAQGKKEALEAAGVKVGKTPSETAELMREILKGL